A single Salmo salar chromosome ssa19, Ssal_v3.1, whole genome shotgun sequence DNA region contains:
- the LOC106579163 gene encoding disintegrin and metalloproteinase domain-containing protein 11 isoform X2, translated as MAACGGAGGPGTCCGGSHSAQAAPATDRLGGRVGSPPSGHSSQEPHRGSTEVHFCQNYKPVHLAQSSFLVEAFGKSFILDLELNHNLLSSDYVERHFDDEGRPSQNMGGEHCYYHGRLRGVPGSWVALSTCHGLRGMFSDGNFSYGIEPVLNTSGEKQNDHVVYRMPDPDLLLSLQCPGCSMNSSDSEGNSENDSDPAGDDDDGILSEPEEPIFTEEGLSRSKRQVRRGQRTVQTETKYIELMVVNDHDLFVQLRRSSSQTRNFAKAVVNMADAIYKDQLNTRIVLVAMETWSSQNMVSVGNDPLLTLRDFMKYRKESIKERSDATHLFSGRTFQSSRSGTAYIGGICSLTRGGGVNEYGNVGPMAITLCQSLGQNIGMMWNKERPTAGDCRCPDPWLGCIMEDTGYYLPRKFSRCSVDEYLRFLQQGGGSCLFNKPSKLLDSPECGNGFVEVGEECDCGSHVECARSGGACCKKCTLTHDAMCSNGLCCRGCRYELRGVTCREVTNDCDVPETCPGDSSQCPHNVHKLDGYTCEAGQGRCFGGRCKTRDGQCRGLWGHNSADRFCYEKLNSEGTEKGNCGRDSSGQGWVQCNKQDVLCGFLLCTNMSAKPRFGDLQGDLTSLTIYHQNRYLDCRGGHAVLEDGSDLGYVEDGTPCGPNMMCLDRRCLPMPTFNLSTCPGTSICSHHGTCSNEVRCICDADYTGKDCSVYDPIPDPTPPEGPEKYKGTSEEEDLEGDENICPFAVLSLHRVLSTLRREIQKVSSVLLNYNSHNSPCHSSFSFSVFPVNLPATDVSPFCLR; from the exons AGGTACATTTTTGCCAAAACTATAAG cctgtccATCTAGCCCAGAGCAGTTTCCTGGTGGAAGCCTTTGGCAAATCTTTCATCCTGGACTTGGAGCTGAACCA CAATCTCCTGTCTTCGGATTATGTGGAGCGGCACTTTGACGACGAAGGGAGGCCGTCTCAAAACATG ggagGGGAACACTGTTACTACCACGGGCGACTCAGGGGGGTACCAGGCTCGTGGGTTGCTCTCTCTACCTGCCATGGATTACG tggaaTGTTTTCCGATGGGAACTTCTCCTATGGGATCGAGCCTGTTCTCAATACCAGTGGGGAG AAGCAGAATGATCACGTGGTGTATCGAATGCCTGACCCGGACCTGCTACTGTCACTACAATGTCCAG GTTGCTCAATGAACAGCAGTGACTCTGAAGGGAACTCTGAAAATGACAGTGACCCtgctggtgatgatgatgatggtatctTGTCAGAGCCGGAGGagcccatcttcacagaggaaggGTTGAGCCGTTCAAAGAGACAG GTCAGACGAGGGCAACGCACAGTCCAGACCGAGACCAAGTACATCGAGCTGATGGTGGTGAACGATCACGACCTG TTTGTGCAGCTGCGTCGGTCGTCGTCGCAGACGAGGAACTTTGCCAAAGCGGTCGTCAATATGGCAGACGCG ATTTACAAGGACCAGCTCAACACGCGGATCGTGCTGGTCGCCATGGAGACGTGGTCATCCCAGAACATGGTGTCCGTGGGCAATGACCCCTTGCTGACCCTGAGGGACTTCATGAAGTACAGGAAGGAGAGCATCAAGGAGCGCAGCGACGCCACACACCTCTTCTC GGGGAGGACCTTCCAGAGCAGCCGCAGTGGCACAGCCTACATCGGGGGTATCTGTTCCCTCACACGGGGAGGAGGAGTCAACGAG tacGGCAACGTGGGTCCCATGGCCATCACGTTGTGTCAGAGCCTGGGGCAGAACATTGGCATGATGTGGAACAAGGAGCGCCCTACGGCTG GGGACTGCAGGTGTCCCGACCCATGGCTGGGCTGCATCATGGAAGACACCGGCTACTATCTTCCTAGGAAGTTCTCACGCTGCAGTGTGGATGAGTACCTTCGCTTTCTCCAGCAGGGTGGGGGCAGCTGCCTCTTCAATAAGCCCAGCAAG CTGCTAGACTCTCCAGAGTGTGGCAATGGCTTTGTGGAGGTGGGGGAGGAGTGTGACTGTGGATCCCATGTG GAGTGTGCGCGGAGTGGAGGAGCTTGCTGTAAGAAGTGCACCCTGACCCACGATGCCATGTGCAGCAATGGCCTCTGCTGTAGAGGTTGCAGG TACGAGCTCAGGGGGGTGACGTGTCGCGAAGTGACCAACGACTGTGACGTCCCGGAGACGTGTCCCGGAGACTCCAGCCAG TGTCCTCATAATGTCCACAAACTGGATGGTTACACGTGTGAAGCTGGCCAG ggtcGTTGTTTCGGAGGTCGCTGTAAGACCAGAGATGGACAGTGCAGAGGTCTCTGGGGCCACA ACTCAGCCGACCGCTTCTGCTATGAGAAGCTAAACTCCGAGGGCACAGAGAAGGGCAACTGTGGCCGTGACTCCAGTGGCCAGGGCTGGGTGCAGTGCAACAAGCA GGATGTGCTCTGCGGGTTCCTGCTGTGTACTAACATGTCTGCTAAGCCGAGGTTTGGAGATCTGCAGGGGGACCTCACCAGCCTAACCATCTACCACCAGAACAGATACCTGGACTGCCG TGGAGGCCACGCGGTGCTGGAGGATGGCTCGGACCTGGGCTACGTGGAGGACGGGACGCCCTGCGGTCCCAACATGATGTGCCTGGACCGTCGCTGCCTCCCCATGCCCACCTTCAACCTCAGCACCTGCCCCGGAACCAGCATCTGCTCTCACCATGGG ACCTGCAGTAATGAGGTGAGGTGTATTTGTGACGCGGACTACACTGGGAAAGACTGCAGCGTCTATGACCCCATCCCTGACCCCACCCCTCCAGAGGGCCCTGAGAAATATAAGG GAACATCCGAAGAGGAAG ATCTGGAGGGGGATGAAAACATCTGTCCATTTGCTGTCCTGTCTTTGCACCGTGTCCTATCCACTTTGAGGAGAGAAATCCAAAAGGTGTCTTCCGTTCTCTTAAACTACAACTCTCACAATTCTCCCTGTCACAGTTCCTTTTCATTTTCTGTATTTCCTGTCAATCTTCCAGCCACAGACGTCTCACCTTTTTGCCTTCGGTAG